In the genome of Drosophila yakuba strain Tai18E2 chromosome 3R, Prin_Dyak_Tai18E2_2.1, whole genome shotgun sequence, one region contains:
- the LOC6535656 gene encoding uncharacterized protein LOC6535656: protein MLGGCPDELPNPHRNCLHEMLQALICNDNDVKRLNTELRNLHLELEAELTKINKANQKCGHEKKGKVVCESTEDMTKFAQRINNLEEVNTHFTRRSEQIRKRRDNIIVYARQCLYAYNEEKCKFKSFHENTVDYIKRTATLSQDAEVIRRCGKEVCELHKRFVREVAKLKSCESELLPFFKLLKESDPKAYCECCCFKGYDWMPKGKNLEAVDAMAGEIKEQMGDVLVRAFAQLHIHSPQDPRAFIAAYLMNLDRNEQDMKEKLSIFQADPVVEDQELSDPTFHCDDICPKSE from the coding sequence ATGTTGGGCGGCTGCCCCGATGAGTTGCCCAATCCGCACAGGAACTGCCTGCACGAGATGCTGCAGGCGCTGATCTGCAACGACAACGATGTGAAGCGCTTGAACACGGAGCTCCGGAACCTTCACCTGGAGCTGGAGGCAGAGCTGACCAAGATTAACAAGGCGAACCAGAAGTGCGGCCACGAGAAGAAGGGCAAGGTGGTTTGCGAGAGCACCGAGGACATGACGAAGTTCGCTCAACGGATCAACAACCTGGAAGAGGTGAATACGCACTTCACCCGGCGAAGTGAGCAGATTCGAAAGCGGCGGGATAACATCATTGTCTATGCCCGCCAGTGCTTGTACGCCTACAACGAGGAGAAGTGTAAGTTCAAGTCCTTCCACGAGAACACGGTGGACTACATAAAGCGCACGGCGACACTCTCCCAAGATGCAGAGGTGATCCGGCGATGCGGCAAGGAAGTGTGCGAGCTGCATAAGCGCTTCGTGCGGGAGGTGGCCAAGCTGAAGAGCTGCGAATCGGAGCTGCTGCCCTTCTTCAAGCTTCTCAAGGAATCCGATCCGAAGGCCTACTGCGAGTGCTGCTGCTTCAAGGGATACGACTGGATGCCCAAGGGCAAGAACCTGGAGGCCGTGGATGCAATGGCTGGCGAGATCAAGGAGCAGATGGGCGACGTCCTGGTGAGAGCCTTCGCCCAACTGCACATTCATTCGCCGCAGGATCCACGCGCCTTTATTGCTGCCTATCTAATGAATCTGGATCGTAACGAGCAGGATATGAAGGAGAAGCTTAGCATTTTCCAAGCAGATCCTGTAGTGGAAGACCAGGAGCTTTCGGACCCTACATTCCACTGCGACGATATTTGTCCCAAATCCGAGTGA
- the LOC6535657 gene encoding BRCA1-associated protein codes for MDLNPENISLCVIKIETDLDPSEDSEGAVSAEHPTNPRVLKERERDRGLRQSRDIIIETYTNQRWKRELSEPRKQEMNWVAAVQHVNSPSAGSSREITPRSGDEGQAGATASKFPHEIGYFSGNPIVEVTKGLIHLYKKNERKAIKEAPSNQLCLLAVPATLNCHDLLNFIAPCHAEIKHIQIVRDGSPNQFMVLLEFRSNESALEFYKSYNGITYNSLEPDSLCHAVWVSEVERSEHGAPPMGHTELPTCPVCLERMDESVDGVLTILCNHAFHASCLMKWGDSTCPVCRHVQTPGLVEDSVCMECEGTDSLWICLICGHVGCGRYQGGHAAAHFRATNHTFAMQLGTSSVWDYAGDNFVHRLFQNKSDGKLVASQTEKDEREEKIDSMQMEFTYLLTSQLDTQRKYYEERMERLEQEWQNHMATANEAKTEVSELQQLQQTMQKEKVNLERKLGQHTAKLKEVQKQLNEERELSKALQTSQSSWHGKYKLLEQQYNEFKQTHDAEVTDLKEQLRDIMFFLDNQQKMANSELAGASITGIGEKEPEPNSRRGNRRKK; via the exons ATGGACTTGAATCCTG AAAACATTTCATTGTGTGTGATCAAGATCGAAACGGATTTGGATCCCAGTGAAG ATTCTGAGGGAGCTGTGTCCGCCGAACATCCAACCAATCCCCGAGTGCTGAAGGAGCGGGAACGCGACCGCGGACTTCGCCAGTCCCGCGACATAATCATCGAAACGTACACAAACCAGCGTTGGAAGCGGGAATTGAGTGAACCCAGGAAGCAGGAGATGAACTGGGTAGCCGCCGTGCAGCACGTAAACAGCCCCTCGGCGGGCAGCTCCCGGGAGATTACTCCCCGAAGCGGCGATGAAGGCCAGGCGGGCGCCACCGCCTCCAAGTTCCCCCATGAGATAGGGTACTTCTCCGGCAATCCCATCGTCGAGGTGACCAAAGGTCTTATCCACCTCTACAAGAAGAA CGAGCGCAAGGCCATCAAAGAAGCTCCGTCTAACCAACTCTGCCTGCTGGCAGTGCCAGCCACTCTTAACTGCCACGACCTGCTGAACTTTATTGCCCCCTGTCATGCGGAGATCAAACACATCCAGATTGTCCGTGACGGCAGCCCCAATCAGTTCATGGTGCTCCTGGA ATTCCGCTCGAATGAATCAGCTTTGGAGTTCTACAAGTCCTATAATGGCATTACGTACAACTCACTGGAACCGGACTCGCTGTGCCACGCGGTCTGGGTCTCAGAGGTGGAAAGAAGTGAGCATGGAGCACCACCAATGGGACACACCGAGCTACCCACCTGTCCAGTGTGCCTGGAGCGCATGGACGAGAGTGTAGATGGAGTGTTGACCATATTGTGCAACCACGCCTTTCACGCCAGCTGCTTGATGAAATGGGGTGACTCCACCTGTCCGGTGTGCCGCCATGTTCAAACTCCTGGGCTGGTTGAGGATTCCGTGTGCATGGAATGCGAGGGTACTGATTCGTTGTGGATATGCCTGATCTGCGGACATGTGGGTTGTGGTCGTTACCAAGGAGGTCATGCTGCTGCGCACTTCCGGGCTACAAATCACACCTTCGCCATGCAGTTAGGTACTTCAAGTGTATGGGATTATGCCGGTGACAACTTTGTTCATCGCTTATTCCAAAACAAATCCGACGGCAAGCTGGTGGCATCGCAAACCGAGAAAGATGAGCGCGAGGAAAAGATCGACTCCATGCAAATGGAATTCACCTACCTACTGACCTCTCAGCTAGACACACAGCGCAAGTACTATGAGGAGCGGATGGAACGGCTGGAGCAGGAATGGCAGAACCATATGGCGACCGCCAACGAAGCTAAGACAGAAGTTTCCGAGCTTCAACAGCTCCAGCAGACCATGCAGAAAGAGAAGGTCAACCTGGAGCGCAAGTTGGGCCAGCATACAGCTAA ACTAAAGGAGGTGCAGAAGCAGCTGAACGAAGAGCGTGAGTTGTCAAAGGCTCTGCAGACCAGCCAGAGCTCCTGGCACGGCAAATACAAACTCTTGGAACAGCAGTACAACGAGTTCAAGCAAACTCACGACGCCGAAGTGACCGACTTAAAAGAACAGCTCCGCGACATAATGTTCTTTCTGGACAATCAGCAAAAGATGGCCAACTCGGAGCTAGCGGGTGCCTCCATCACAGGCATAGGAGAGAAGGAGCCGGAACCAAACTCCAGGCGCGGCAATCGTCGCAAGAAATAA
- the LOC6535658 gene encoding 45 kDa calcium-binding protein, whose translation MTFVNKLSKSFRWLRCSTLCAILFYMFFIGLILHSTSQKLQQQLKEQGTSSSSSSSSSSSSTQADTKMAPNVGHNGAQRWPNTLQELEKQQQKHEQKLRLQPVASNLDSGNKNNQPQHQSHPHLQKVQNASKSPNQPETVILAASNVNEKQILAKAFKRADRSRDGIVSIQELGQYINRRIVEHIDEAIMNNAREFRRVDIGPADGLITWDEYHRFFLREHGMTEADIDEHSEIRHTALNRRAREDMMRDKARWSEAARTDLFTLTIDEYLSFRHPESSVSNLLELVDDLLRQFDQDGDDQLTLEEFSDLNVDDDDDLMRKSLISKTLVERREEFKRIIDKNHDGKADRGELLNYVNPKTPRYALQEAATLFSLCDENKDELLTLKEMTDHAEIFLQSKMIDTANSFHTEF comes from the exons ATGACTTTCGTTAACAAGCTGAGCAAAAGCTTCCGCTGGCTGCGCTGCTCGACATTGTGCgcaattttgttttatatgtTCTTCATTGGCCTGATCCTGCACAGCACCAGCcagaagctgcagcagcagctgaaggagCAGGGAaccagcagcagtagcagcagcagcagcagtagcagtagcacGCAGGCAGACACAaaaatggcgcccaacgtCGGGCATAATGGCGCCCAGCGTTGGCCAAATACGCTGCAGGAACTGgagaagcagcaacaaaaacacgaGCAAAAGCTGAGGCTCCAGCCTGTGGCAAGCAATTTGGATTCTGGGAACAAGAATAACCAGCCGCAGCACCAGTCCCATCCCCATctgcaaaaagtgcaaaatgccAGCAAATCCCCTAACCAGCCAGAAACAGTTATTTTAGCGGCCAGCAATGTGAATGAGAAGCAAATACTGGCAAAAGCTTTCAAACG TGCCGATCGAAGTCGAGATGGCATTGTGTCAATCCAGGAATTGGGGCAGTACATAAACCGCCGGATTGTGGAGCACATAGATGAGGCGATTATGAACAATGCCCGGGAGTTCCGACGCGTGGATATTGGTCCTGCGGATGGTCTGATCACCTGGGACGAGTACCATCGGTTCTTCCTCAGGGAGCACGGCATGACGGAGGCGGACATCGATGAGCACAGCGAGATTCGCCACACGGCGCTGAATCGTAGGGCCAGGGAGGATATGATGAGGGACAAGGCCCGGTGGTCGGAGGCAGCTCGAACCGATCTGTTCACACTGACCATCGATGAATACCTGAGTTTCCGCCACCCCGAGTCCAGCGTATCCAATCTTTTGGAGCTGGTCGATGATCTGCTGCGCCAATTCGATCAGGATGGAGACGACCAGCTGACCCTGGAGGAATTCTCCGATCTAAATGTGGACGATGACGACGATCTGATGCGGAAATCTCTGATATCCAAGACATTGGTGGAGCGACGGGAGGAATTCAAGCGGATCATCGATAAGAACCACGACGGCAAGGCCGATCGGGGTGAGCTTCTGAACTATGTAAACCCGAAGACTCCGCGGTATGCCCTCCAGGAGGCGGCCACTTTGTTCAGCCTGTGCGACGAGAACAAGGATGAGCTGCTGACCCTCAAGGAG ATGACTGACCATGCTGAGATATTTCTGCAATCCAAGATGATCGACACGGCGAACAGTTTCCACACAGAGTTCTAG
- the LOC6535660 gene encoding cryptochrome-1, translating to MATRGANVIWFRHGLRLHDNPALLAALADKDQGIALIPVFIFDGESAGTKNVGYNRMRFLLDSLQDIDDQLQAATDGRGRLLVFEGEPANIFRRLHEQVRLHRICIEQDCEPIWNDRDESIRFLCRELNIDFVEKVSHTLWDPQLVIETNGGIPPLTYQMFLHTVQIIGLPPRPTADARLEDATFVELDSEFCRSLNLFEKLPAPDHFNVYTDNMGFLAKINWRGGETQALLLLDERLKVEQHAFERGFYLPNQALPNIHDSPKSMSAHLRFGCLSVRRFYWSVHDLFKNVQLRACVRGVQMTGGAHLTGQLIWREYFYTMSVNNPNYDRMEGNEICLSIPWAKPKEDLLQRWRLGQTGFPLIDGAMRQLLAEGWLHHTLRNTVATFLTRGGLWQSWEHGLQHFLKYLLDADWSVCAGNWMWVSSSAFERLLDSSLVTCPVALAKRLDPEGTYIKQYVPELINVPREFVHEPWRMSVEQQEQYECLIGVHYPERIIDLSMAVKRNMLAMKTLRNSLITPPPHCRPSNEEEVRQFFWLADVVV from the exons ATGGCCACGCGAGGGGCGAATGTGATTTGGTTTCGCCATGGGTTGCGGCTCCATGATAATCCCGCTCTATTGGCCGCCCTCGCCGATAAGGATCAGGGTATAGCCCTTATTCCCGTTTTCATATTCGATGGAGAGAGTGCAG GTACCAAGAATGTGGGTTACAACCGAATGCGTTTCCTGCTGGACTCACTGCAGGACATCGATGATCAGCTGCAGGCGGCAACAGATGGACGTGGACGCCTCCTCGTCTTCGAGGGCGAACCGGCCAATATCTTCCGACGGCTACACGAGCAAGTGCGTCTGCACAGGATTTGCATAGAGCAGGACTGCGAGCCGATTTGGAATGATCGCGATGAGAGCATCCGTTTTTTGTGTCGGGAGCTGAATATCGACTTCGTCGAGAAGGTATCGCACACGCTGTGGGATCCGCAATTGGTGATTGAGACCAATGGGGGCATTCCACCGCTCACCTATCAAATGTTCCTA CACACAGTGCAAATTATTGGGCTTCCTCCACGACCCACGGCCGATGCTCGGCTGGAAGACGCCACCTTTGTGGAGCTGGATTCCGAGTTCTGCCGGAGTCTTAACTTGTTCGAGAAGCTGCCCGCACCGGATCACTTCAATGTGTATACGGACAACATGGGCTTCCTGGCCAAGATTAACTGGCGCGGAGGAGAAACACAGGCCTTACTTCTCTTGGATGAGCGTCTCAAAGTGGAGCAACACGCGTTTGAGCGCGGATTTTACCTGCCCAATCAGGCGCTGCCCAATATCCACGATTCCCCAAAGTCGATGAGCGCCCATCTGCGCTTTGGTTGCCTTTCGGTACGCCGCTTTTACTGGAGTGTCCATGATCTCTTCAAGAATGTCCAGCTGCGCGCCTGTGTGCGGGGCGTTCAAATGACTGGCGGCGCGCACCTCACGGGGCAGTTGATCTGGCGGGAATACTTCTACACCATGTCGGTGAACAATCCAAACTACGATCGCATGGAGGGGAATGAGATCTGCCTGAGCATCCCATGGGCTAAGCCGAAAGAGGATCTCCTGCAGCGCTGGCGCTTAGGCCAAACTGGATTCCCGCTGATCGATGGCGCCATGAGACAACTCCTGGCCGAGGGATGGCTCCACCACACGCTGCGCAACACGGTGGCCACGTTCCTCACGCGCGGCGGGCTGTGGCAGAGCTGGGAGCACGGACTGCAGCACTTCCTGAAGTATCTGCTGGATGCGGATTGGTCGGTCTGCGCTGGCAACTGGATGTGGGTTTCCAGCTCGGCCTTTGAAAGGCTGCTGGACTCCTCTCTTGTCACCTGCCCGGTTGCACTGGCCAAGCGCCTTGATCCAGAAGGGACCTACATCAAGCAGTACGTCCCCGAGTTGATAAATGTGCCCAGGGAATTCGT TCACGAGCCCTGGCGAATGTCTGtcgagcagcaggagcagtacGAGTGCCTGATAGGAGTCCATTATCCGGAGCGGATCATCGACCTCTCCATGGCCGTGAAGCGCAACATGCTGGCCATGAAGACGCTCCGGAACTCGCTGATTACCCCGCCCCCGCATTGCCGACCATCTAACGAGGAGGAAGTGCGTCAGTTCTTCTGGCTGGCCGACGTGGTGGTTTGA